Proteins encoded together in one Lathyrus oleraceus cultivar Zhongwan6 chromosome 5, CAAS_Psat_ZW6_1.0, whole genome shotgun sequence window:
- the LOC127079254 gene encoding secreted RxLR effector protein 161-like, whose amino-acid sequence MEGCNPASTPMDPGTKLSKFDGGERVETGKYRSLVGSLRYLTCTRPDISLSVGIVSRFMEEPVYTHWKALKRILRYIQGTVSLGMFYSNSDKYKLVGYSDSDWCGDIDDRKSTSGYVFFMGNTAFTWLSKKQPIVTLSTCEAEYVAASWCV is encoded by the coding sequence ATGGAAGGTTGTAATCCGGCTTCGACGCCAATGGACCCAGGAACAAAGTTGTCGAAATTTGATGGAGGAGAACGTGTCGAAACAGGCAAATATCGAAGTTTGGTAGGAAGTCTTCGCTACCTCACATGTACAAGACCAGATATCTCATTAAGTGTAGGCATTGTAAGTCGATTCATGGAGGAGCCAGTTTATACACATTGGAAGGCATTGAAGCGAATTCTGAGGTACATCCAAGGAACAGTGTCACTTGGGATGTTTTACTCGAATTCAGACAAATACAAGCTGGTTGGTTACTCTGACAGTGATTGGTGCGGAGACATAGATGatcgaaaaagcacttctggataTGTGTTTTTCATGGGAAATACTGCATTCACTTGGCTTTCTAAAAAGCAACCAATAGTAACACTTTCGACATGTGAAGCAGAATATGTAGCAGCATCCTGGTGCGTTTGA